A window of Amaranthus tricolor cultivar Red isolate AtriRed21 chromosome 8, ASM2621246v1, whole genome shotgun sequence genomic DNA:
TAAACTTGCTAATCTCAATGTATCATTTGTGTCCATTCTCCCAGCCGATCCATAATCCTACAATTTCGAATAAGCAATTCTTCCAACTTCCAAGCAAAAACACACGAAATTTATAATACAAgtgttgtttatatataccttgtaGAAAATGAGACCTCCAGATTTGTTGATGATGTAAAGGCTATAAATTGCCGCCATTTTCAGACTCAATTAACTTCAAAGATGAACCCTAAATCATGAGATTGAATATTACACAACACCTACAGCAGAAATTGTTGAAGTGAATTATTGGATTGGATTAATTGTGTATAGAAGATTTGGAATTAGTTGGGGCTGTGCGGTTTCTACTTCTAAAGCTATTCCCAAAAATTCTCATTGTCCAACCCCGAGCCTATGATCAAGTTTTgttaacaacaaataaaaatttataaatttttttatcatcaataattttaatttttcaagataatttaatataaaaattaaaaacaactaatatattatataattatttgaattcaagaaaatataaatagaaactattaataaattataattaaattcttatattcttaaagaaaaataatattaaattacataaaaaaaatatgaagacATCACATATTTGATTATGAGTTCAGCATATCATTTTCCAAAATATTCATGGGAAGAAACTTTTTtgtaaaactttttaaaaaatggatAGAGAAGTAAAACATCATGATCATACCAGTGTATcccaatcataaaaaattatggttAGAGTCTGGAGAggaaaggacggcggcaactcatacccatcaaGGAGAACGCTACCAAAGAGTTCCCTGGCTCGAGAAGATAGCGAAGTGAATGTCAGGTACAAatattggaaaagaaaaaacttttaacaaaaatgTTGTATGTGACATCGATTTCAAGCCCATATGGGCTAGGAAGCTGGGTTTTGGTGAGCAGGGGAAAAATATTGCCTTAAATAGCGTTTTTAATAACGGTAGAAAACACTGTCTAAGACAACGTTTTTCATGAATGATGAAATTGTTGTCTATTTTGCTTGCCAAAAAATGATTACAATAgcttctttctttcttcttcgacatttatttctttcataaatgaACCTTAATTCCTTCAAATTTCCTCTATCCTCCTTCAATTTCTTCCCCATTTTAgttgtaaattttaattattcaaatCTTTCTCCATTTTAAACGTCATTGTTGAATTTGATGTGTAAAGGAGagtatttttgtaatttaattatttttcattaaatttttagggtttgaagtttttgtattaatattgattttttcttatgcaggatttaaaattttcatatttgctTCAGTACATGATCTAATTGAGATAATTTTATAAACTTTTGAAAAAATGAATTTCCCTTAACTATGTAGATGTGATGAagttattattgaaaataataatttagtaAGATATTAAGGTGGAAATTTAAGATCCATCATTGCAAAAATTAATATCACATAGTGAGTTTCTAGAATTGTTGTATAAAATGTGTAAATTTGATAAAGGAATGGTAGAGATAAGGTTGAAAATGAAATACCCTACTAGTCCATCAACCTTTGTCACTGTGCCATTTGATGAAGAATACTTAATGATCTTTGTGGGCTCTTGTTAGAAATTTACAGTGTTACGGTGTAGttgtacaaaaaaatatatatcaaacaagTACCTATATCTTGCTCTCAAAATGTCCTTTCTTCTATTCAATTCATCCATTCATTCATCGGAATGATGAAATATTTCTCTCTAATTGATGACCCTCCTTCCTAAATATTTACTCTATGTATCTCTTACCTCTAACcacattaataatatataactaaATCAAGTTCTAGCATCCAAAATCATAACTCTATTCAACAATATATCTCAAATGAAGATCAACTAAGTTATCTTGATAATGAGTAGTAAGTCATGACGATGGGGAGAAGGCTTTGATGATTTGACTGAGTGGGAGATAATGAAGATGATGAGGAAGAGACTGAACTCGAACATCATCTTGAACTTGATAGTCTAGTAAGCGATATATAACCTACAAAGACCACATCATCTTTAGTTTCTTTATATTGCCATTACTTATCAACGAAAAAGGAAAAAGGCTAGTAAGGGTGCAAGACGCATTCGTCATATGAGTGAGGAAGCTTTTGAATTCATAAATGACATGGAAAAAGAAAATTGGTCCATAGCCTTTGACGAGAGACGTCCGATTTGACTATGCTACTACTAACTTGACAGAGGTTTTTAAAGGTGTGATAAAAGGCGCGCCAAATTCTTACTTGTTGTAGCTATTGTTGGAATTAGTTtttacacatacatatatatacacacatatatttatacacacatatatacacacacatatggCTTTCAGGAATGAAGAAATCTATAATTCTTGATGAATTAATGTTTCCGAATTTATTCGTTAAAATGCGTTTAGATGGAGAAAAATGAATGGAAGAAGGAAAGACATTTTGAAGAATAGAGGATTTTTTGAATAACAAAAAGGGGGAGGGGGAGAATTGGAAGGGAGGGGTTTAGAGTTTAGACTTTGGAGGAGAAATATAGacaaattttcttaatatttagggatattatcaatggtacccctttTATCAAGGACGTCAATGAATAAGCTTCAGAATTGCAGGGACAAAAAAAGGGATTtgggaaagaaaaatttgatcAATCAAGGAAAGACCCGAAAATACAATTTTGAGATAGGTCAATTTTTGAAAGTGAAGAAGAGTAAAGAGAGAAAGATTTAAGAGAACCTGAAATATTTGAAGCAGTCATGGAAGGAGAGCTGGAAGAGGAAAggaaaaagggaagaagaaactaaccatggttaagtTGAATCCGAGATTTAATGGCAGTTTAACggaaaaaagttgaaaattgtCACGGTTGTGATTAGCAAGATAGTTTGGGGGtaccattagaattaaaaaaaacacagggataccattgataaagtgttaTAACACAGGAGTACTATTGATAAGGTTTAGAGGAAAACATTCATTTTCCTCCCTTTTTCATTCTCTTCCCTTCTAGATAAATAAGGTTCACTTTTTCTCCCTACCCCtcccccttcctttcccttccttccCTTCCTATTCCCCTTTCCCTtctcttcctttcttttctcttctaatTTGCTATTCAAACGTAGTATTAATGATTTTTGATAGGAAAAAGTAAAAGAGTGCTACAAATTCATGAAAGAATTGTCAAGCAATGAGAAAACACACGAGCGAAAATGTTACAGTAAATCAGAAGGCAGGATAAGTCCAAGTAATCTTCTTACTGTAGTGAAAAAGACTGTCGTTAAAAGCCAAACAAATATGAAATTCATGCTAAGAGATTAAGAGTATCTTTGATTTAGACACAGGTGattgtgaaaaaaaatcaatattttcacCAATAAAGTTCATTAGTTCAAATGATTCATATAAGACAGCACAAAAATACAATATCACAACTAGTAAAGTTTTGGCATAAAATTTTAAGCTATAAACTGTCACATTTTTCAACATTAGGGAATGGATACCAACAGGCTAAGAGCAGTTTTGAGTCTCCTCGCAAAGCAAAAAAGATGATATTTCAGATATATCTCAACTTTTATTATGTACCAGAGCGAGCCATTGATAATTTGGTATAACTTGTTACTCGACAGACATCAGGGTTCATATCAGCAGTAGAGTGAATACCTAACAAGTCAACAAGGGTGATCCACTTAAGTGTACATCCGAAACCTCCGACAGCCTTTGCCTTGGAGACAAAGTTGTGGAGGCAGCAACATCGACATCAAGGTTGTCAATGATCTTTCTCTTGAGTGTTTCCAACTGTAAGCCATCGACTGTCTCCTCAGAAACTGGTCTTGATGACACCACATTCTTCTGAATTAGCAATGCTTGAGCTTCTTCTATCACTGATGCATTATCTTCAGTAGCATAAAGAATTTTCTTTGTTGCTTCAATTACCTGCAAGAATAATCAACAGGGCAGTAAGTCTCTAAGCTGCATAACATACCACAAATACGGTCTATGGTAATTGTCTCGGAAGAAGATTGATTTACTGGTTGATGTTCAATTTCAGAAATTTGGCATAATATTTCGATATCTCTTAGCTTTGCAAAGTAGAAATCCCTCTCCTTCTCAAGATGATCAATTGATAGCTTCAACTCAGTGATCTGCATAACATTCACTCGTTAAATTTGACTATATACATCTTTCaaacaaaataatcaataatagacCAAGGAATTGCTAAGGTTGATCAATACCTGTTCATTATATGCAACCACTTCATCAGAGACAGGTTGAGAAACTTTGGCAGCTTGACTTCCAGCATGCACAGAAGAGACATCAGCCTTTCGAGAGGTTTGAGTAGAGCTCGACTTGATCGCTGCTGTTGAGGACTTAGTCGAAGGATTTGAAGGTGCACTTTTCTTGGTAGTTTCTTTTCCTCCCTTACAAGCTTCTCTCCTTTCCAAGGGATTGTAACTAAGCCCAAaaccaaaattaacaaaaacatgTTAGTTgcaatattttgatttttaattgtgTAAAAGTACAGACGTCAAGAGCTAATCGATTTGGAAATCAAACAATCGCATACACTCAAGTAAACTCTTAAAAGGTTTAAATCAATAGCAACAATGAGAAAGTCATAGATAACacattttcaaatcaaaaacatagttatttaataaaataactagTAAAACAAAGTTATACAAACGTTGATTTACAATATGATGACATATGCATTTGCAAATTAATATTTGGTCATGTGTCTTATTATCAATCTACAGACAAACAACTGTTATTAACCCAAACTCACAAACTAAAGAACAGCTATTAACACCTATATATAACAAGATACTGCTTTCTTAATTTATTGTAAGTTGTGTAACAAGCAGATAGTTCTATAAAACCAGACCACATAGAGTATTtcatttggttcataattaataggtaatcaaaatcaacatttgCTTTTGACTGCAAAATCACTACATATCAGTAAAACAGATACAATTGAAggagaattttttaaaattacacaaaatttCATCCAATGTAGCCTGTTATTTTGAAATGCAATGCAGGCAGTAACACTCTgttaaaatattcaatttcatGCAGCCATTTCATTCGTTTAGGCAATAGCGACAGTACGTTCAAAAAACAATCAAATTCTCGTTGATTCTTAAGTCTCAACAAAAAAAGTGTACATCAATTCAATTTAACAAGCACGACGAAAAAATTAGATTACTTGTCTAAGCCACCGCCATTGACAGAATCACAGTAACGCTTCATCCACTGAAGGAACTCGAGATTATCCAGAGGCCTTCCTTTGATAAGCTTATTCACCTTGATGTTCTAAATcattacatgaaaaaaaaaatcaactaattGAACGACTAAATCATGAACAAaccccaaaattttcaaaagttaGAGAGGGTGTGAGAGAAACCTTAGAGATTTTAAGTTTGTTGAAAACATCTTGAAGAACTTTATAATTCTGAATCATATCATACTCGTTTTTCGCATCGAAATTCACCTTATGCATCGGCACAATCCCTGGATGTGCTGCATCCATCATCTGACAATGAACTGCTCCGCTGCAAGCCtaatttttcaaaacaaaatgaaTAATCACGTTGccattgaaaatttaaatatctACAGATAATCGAAAAGGAAACAATCATGAGTCTGTAATAAAAATGGAGAAGAAACCTCTTCGACTTTGGAGAGATTGAGTTGAAGAGTAGAGTTAATCCAAGAAAGAATATCTGATCTACCGACGAAATATGCAGAATCCATCATTCCTATCTTCGTCgccattttttatttctatGATTGATTTTTGTAACGGTGTTGTCTGGAATATGCAACACTGAAAGAAGGGTCAAAGAGATGATATTTGAATGAGGGGTATCGAGCGGGATAATTGTGAATTATGATAAGGGTGACAAATGACAATTGGTATACTATTAATACAAAAATTCCttgatttgtaaatcacataaaaagaataataataaaataaataaaatttttaaaaaataaaataaaataacaaaactctcatCCTATCAAATCCTACCACATAAAGGTAATTTGTTAACCTCATAAATAATCGTAATTTACTAAGACTTTTTCCTATTAGTAAAATGAAATTGAAATGTATGTTGCCCTTGCAAAACAACACATGATACCTTTGGGCTTATCATCATCTTAGTATCCTACTCATACTAACTATGATATTAAGCTTATGATATCTTTATATTACTTGTTCTAAAATACCAGGCTGTTATTAGGGTCGTTCTTGAGAGTAGTTTTGAGGTGTAGCCGCCTAGGGCTCAGCTTATGAAGAGACCTAAATTTGAGTTAattcttataattaaaaatcagttTTTGCATAAATAGTTTTAGCATAAATCGAACTTGCAACATTAGATTTTTCAGTTAAGCgcatgatataggttggctatgtattTAATAAGAACCAAACTATAAACACACGTTTGTATATTGAAGT
This region includes:
- the LOC130820802 gene encoding microtubule-associated protein RP/EB family member 1C, producing MATKIGMMDSAYFVGRSDILSWINSTLQLNLSKVEEACSGAVHCQMMDAAHPGIVPMHKVNFDAKNEYDMIQNYKVLQDVFNKLKISKNIKVNKLIKGRPLDNLEFLQWMKRYCDSVNGGGLDNYNPLERREACKGGKETTKKSAPSNPSTKSSTAAIKSSSTQTSRKADVSSVHAGSQAAKVSQPVSDEVVAYNEQITELKLSIDHLEKERDFYFAKLRDIEILCQISEIEHQPVIEATKKILYATEDNASVIEEAQALLIQKNVVSSRPVSEETVDGLQLETLKRKIIDNLDVDVAASTTLSPRQRLSEVSDVHLSGSPLLTC